In Pseudomonas fluorescens, the following are encoded in one genomic region:
- the nuoJ gene encoding NADH-quinone oxidoreductase subunit J, producing MEFAFYFASGIAVVSTLRVITNTNPVHALLYLIISLIAVAMTFFALGAPFAGVLEVIAYAGAIMVLFVFVVMMLNLGPASAQQERAWLKPGIWGGPVLLAALLLVELLYVLFSHQTGEAIGHTTVDAKAVGISLFGPYLLVVELASMLLLAAAVTAFHLGRNEAKEQ from the coding sequence ATGGAATTCGCTTTCTATTTCGCATCGGGTATCGCTGTGGTGTCCACGCTTCGCGTGATCACCAACACCAACCCTGTGCACGCCCTGCTCTACCTGATCATTTCGCTGATCGCCGTGGCGATGACGTTCTTCGCCCTCGGCGCGCCGTTCGCCGGTGTACTGGAAGTGATCGCCTACGCTGGCGCCATCATGGTGCTGTTCGTGTTCGTGGTGATGATGCTGAACCTGGGTCCGGCCTCGGCTCAGCAAGAGCGCGCCTGGCTCAAGCCCGGTATCTGGGGCGGCCCGGTCCTCCTCGCCGCGCTGCTGCTGGTGGAACTGCTGTATGTGCTGTTCTCCCACCAGACCGGTGAAGCCATCGGCCACACCACCGTAGACGCCAAGGCCGTGGGCATCAGCCTGTTCGGTCCTTACCTGCTGGTGGTCGAACTCGCCTCGATGCTGCTGCTCGCCGCAGCCGTCACGGCGTTCCACTTGGGCCGCAACGAAGCCAAGGAGCAATGA
- the nuoK gene encoding NADH-quinone oxidoreductase subunit NuoK: MPAIPMEHGLAVAGILFCLGLVGLMVRRNILFVLMSLEVMMNASALAFIVAGSRWAQPDGQIMFILVISLAAAEASIGLAILLQLYRRFHTLDIDAASEMRG, encoded by the coding sequence ATGCCTGCTATCCCCATGGAGCATGGTCTGGCGGTCGCCGGCATCCTGTTCTGCCTCGGTCTGGTCGGCCTGATGGTCCGCCGCAACATTCTCTTCGTGCTGATGAGCCTGGAGGTCATGATGAATGCCTCCGCCTTGGCGTTCATCGTTGCCGGTAGCCGCTGGGCGCAGCCGGATGGACAGATCATGTTCATCCTGGTGATCAGCCTGGCAGCCGCCGAGGCCAGTATTGGCCTGGCGATCCTGCTGCAACTGTATCGCCGCTTCCACACGCTCGATATCGACGCTGCCAGTGAGATGCGCGGATGA
- the nuoL gene encoding NADH-quinone oxidoreductase subunit L gives MNLLYLTFLFPLIGFVLLAFSRGRLSENLSALIGVGSIGLSAIVAAYVIWQFNVAPPEGGHYTQVLWQWMAVEGFTPNFALYLDGLSVTMLGVVVGVGFLIHLFASWYMRGEAGYSRFFAYTNLFIASMLFLVLGDNLLFLYFGWEGVGLCSYLLIGFYYSNRNNGNAALKAFIVTRIGDVFMAIGLFILFAQLGTLNVQELLVLAPQKFQSGDFWMVMATLMLLGGAVGKSAQLPLQTWLADAMAGPTPVSALIHAATMVTAGVYLIARTHGLFTLAPEILHLVGIVGGVTLVLAGFAALVQTDIKRILAYSTMSQIGYMFLALGVGAWDGAIFHLMTHAFFKALLFLASGSVIVACHHEQNIFKMGGLWKKLPLAYASFIVGGAALAALPLVTAGFYSKDEILWEAFASGNNGLLYAGLVGAFMTSLYTFRLIFIAFHGEAKTEAHAGHGIAHWLPLSVLIVLSTAIGAMIVPPLHGVLPESVGHAGGEAKHSLEIASGAIALAGILLAALLFLGKRRFVTAVANSGIGRLLSAWWFAAWGFDWIYDKLFVKPYLAIIHVLRKDPLDQTIGLIPRMAKGGHTALSRTETGQLRWYAASMAAGAVLVIGAVVLVAV, from the coding sequence ATGAACCTTCTCTATCTGACTTTCCTGTTCCCTCTGATCGGTTTTGTGCTGCTGGCGTTCTCCCGGGGACGCCTCTCGGAAAACCTCTCGGCGCTGATCGGCGTCGGCTCCATTGGCCTGTCGGCGATCGTCGCGGCCTATGTGATCTGGCAGTTCAACGTCGCCCCGCCGGAAGGCGGTCACTACACCCAGGTGTTGTGGCAGTGGATGGCGGTGGAAGGCTTCACGCCGAACTTCGCCCTGTACCTGGACGGTCTGTCCGTGACCATGCTCGGTGTGGTGGTTGGCGTCGGCTTCCTGATCCACCTGTTCGCCTCCTGGTACATGCGCGGTGAAGCCGGTTACTCGCGCTTCTTCGCCTACACCAACCTGTTTATCGCCAGCATGCTGTTCCTGGTATTGGGCGATAACCTGTTGTTCTTGTACTTCGGCTGGGAAGGCGTGGGCCTGTGCTCGTACCTGTTGATCGGTTTCTACTACAGCAATCGCAACAACGGTAACGCCGCACTCAAAGCCTTCATCGTGACCCGTATCGGTGACGTGTTCATGGCCATCGGCCTGTTCATTCTGTTTGCCCAACTGGGCACCCTGAACGTTCAGGAACTGCTGGTGCTGGCTCCGCAGAAATTCCAGTCCGGTGACTTCTGGATGGTCATGGCCACCCTGATGCTGCTGGGCGGTGCTGTCGGTAAATCCGCACAACTGCCGCTGCAAACCTGGCTGGCGGATGCGATGGCCGGCCCGACTCCGGTTTCGGCACTGATCCACGCCGCAACCATGGTAACCGCTGGCGTCTACCTGATTGCCCGTACCCACGGCCTGTTCACCCTGGCGCCGGAGATCCTGCATCTAGTAGGAATCGTCGGTGGCGTGACCCTGGTTCTCGCAGGCTTTGCAGCCCTGGTCCAGACCGACATCAAGCGTATCCTCGCCTACTCGACCATGAGCCAGATCGGCTACATGTTCCTGGCCCTGGGCGTTGGTGCCTGGGATGGCGCGATCTTCCACCTGATGACCCACGCCTTCTTCAAGGCCCTGCTGTTCCTTGCGTCCGGTTCGGTGATCGTTGCCTGCCACCACGAGCAGAACATCTTCAAGATGGGCGGTCTGTGGAAGAAACTGCCACTGGCCTACGCCAGCTTCATCGTCGGCGGCGCGGCCCTGGCGGCCCTGCCTCTGGTGACTGCGGGCTTCTACTCCAAGGACGAAATCCTCTGGGAAGCGTTCGCCAGCGGCAACAACGGTCTGCTCTATGCAGGTCTGGTCGGCGCGTTCATGACTTCGCTCTACACCTTCCGCCTGATCTTCATCGCGTTCCACGGTGAAGCGAAGACCGAAGCCCACGCCGGTCACGGCATTGCCCACTGGCTGCCACTGTCGGTGCTGATCGTATTGTCCACCGCCATCGGCGCGATGATCGTTCCACCGCTGCACGGCGTACTGCCGGAAAGCGTCGGCCATGCTGGCGGCGAAGCCAAGCACAGCCTGGAAATCGCTTCGGGCGCCATCGCCCTGGCCGGTATCCTGCTGGCCGCGCTGCTGTTCCTCGGCAAGCGTCGCTTCGTCACTGCCGTCGCCAACAGCGGCATCGGCCGCCTCCTTTCGGCCTGGTGGTTCGCTGCCTGGGGCTTCGACTGGATCTACGACAAACTGTTCGTCAAGCCTTACCTTGCGATCATCCATGTATTGCGCAAAGACCCGCTCGACCAGACCATCGGTCTGATCCCGCGCATGGCCAAAGGCGGTCACACCGCCCTGAGCCGTACCGAGACCGGTCAACTGCGTTGGTATGCCGCCTCGATGGCTGCTGGTGCCGTGCTGGTCATTGGCGCCGTCGTGCTGGTAGCGGTCTGA
- the nuoM gene encoding NADH-quinone oxidoreductase subunit M, whose translation MILPWLILIPFIGGLLCWMGERFGATLPRWIALITMSLLLSLGLWLWANGDYSFAPAPGADPTWVIEFKHVWIQRFGINVHLALDGLSLLMILLTGLLGVLSVLCSWKEIQRHVGFFHLNLMWILGGVVGVFLALDLFMFFFFWEMMLVPMYFLIALWGHSSSDGKKTRIYAATKFFIFTQASGLIMLVAILGLVLVNFNDTGVITFNYADLLKTKMSLTTEYILMLGFFIAFAVKLPVVPFHSWLPDAHAQAPTAGSVDLAGILLKTAAYGLLRFALPLFPNASAEFAPIAMTLGLIGIFYGAFLAFAQTDIKRLIAFSSVSHMGFVLIGIYSGSQLALQGAVMQMLAHGLSAAALFILSGQLYERTHTRDMREMGGLWSKIAYLPALSLFFAAASLGLPATGNFVGEFLILIGTFASAPWVTVIATSGLVFGSVYSLIMIHRAFFGPSKSDAVLHGMDGRELIMVAGLAALVIYIGVYPQPFLDTSAATMHGVQQWIGTAFTQLASAR comes from the coding sequence ATGATTCTGCCCTGGCTAATCCTGATCCCCTTCATCGGCGGCCTGCTGTGCTGGATGGGTGAGCGCTTCGGCGCCACTCTCCCGCGCTGGATTGCGCTGATCACCATGTCCCTGCTGCTCTCCCTCGGCCTCTGGCTGTGGGCCAACGGTGACTATTCATTTGCCCCGGCGCCAGGCGCCGATCCGACCTGGGTGATTGAGTTCAAACACGTCTGGATCCAGCGTTTCGGCATCAATGTGCACCTGGCCCTCGACGGCCTGTCCCTGTTGATGATCCTGCTGACCGGTCTGCTGGGTGTCCTCTCGGTACTCTGCTCGTGGAAAGAGATCCAGCGTCACGTGGGCTTCTTCCACCTGAACCTGATGTGGATCCTGGGCGGTGTCGTCGGCGTGTTCCTCGCCCTCGACCTGTTCATGTTCTTCTTCTTCTGGGAAATGATGCTGGTGCCGATGTACTTCCTCATCGCGCTCTGGGGTCACAGTTCTTCGGACGGCAAGAAAACCCGGATCTACGCGGCGACCAAGTTCTTCATCTTCACTCAGGCTTCCGGCCTGATCATGCTGGTGGCGATCCTGGGCCTGGTACTGGTCAACTTCAACGACACCGGCGTGATTACCTTCAACTACGCCGATCTGTTGAAAACCAAGATGTCGCTGACCACCGAGTACATTCTGATGCTCGGTTTCTTCATCGCTTTCGCGGTCAAGTTGCCGGTCGTACCGTTCCACTCCTGGCTGCCTGACGCTCACGCCCAGGCGCCGACCGCAGGTTCCGTCGACCTCGCCGGTATCTTGCTGAAGACTGCTGCGTACGGTCTGCTGCGTTTCGCCCTGCCGCTGTTCCCGAATGCGTCGGCCGAGTTTGCGCCGATCGCCATGACTCTGGGTCTGATCGGGATCTTCTACGGTGCGTTCCTGGCCTTCGCGCAAACTGACATCAAGCGTCTGATTGCCTTCTCGTCCGTTTCCCACATGGGCTTCGTTCTGATCGGCATCTACTCCGGCAGCCAACTGGCGCTGCAGGGCGCGGTGATGCAAATGCTGGCGCACGGCCTGTCGGCCGCGGCACTCTTTATCTTGAGTGGCCAGTTGTACGAACGCACCCACACCCGCGACATGCGTGAAATGGGTGGCCTGTGGTCGAAGATCGCTTACCTGCCAGCCCTCAGCCTGTTCTTCGCCGCCGCGTCGCTGGGCTTGCCGGCGACCGGTAACTTCGTCGGAGAGTTCCTGATCCTGATCGGCACCTTTGCCAGTGCCCCATGGGTCACCGTGATCGCGACGTCCGGCCTGGTGTTCGGTTCGGTCTACTCGCTGATCATGATCCACCGTGCCTTCTTCGGCCCGTCCAAATCGGACGCGGTGCTGCATGGCATGGACGGTCGCGAACTGATCATGGTAGCCGGTCTTGCGGCGTTGGTGATCTACATCGGTGTTTACCCGCAACCGTTCCTCGACACCTCTGCCGCTACGATGCATGGCGTGCAGCAGTGGATCGGCACCGCCTTCACTCAACTCGCTTCGGCCCGGTAA
- the nuoN gene encoding NADH-quinone oxidoreductase subunit NuoN, producing MEFTTQHFIALAPLLITSATIIVVMLAIAWRRNHSQTFLLSVAGLNLALLSILPALKVAPLAVTPLLQIDSFACLYMALILVATLACVTLAHAYLGDGGTGYPGNREELYLLILMAAAGGLVLVSAQHLAGLFIGLELLSVPVYGLVAYAFFNKRSLEAGIKYMVLSAAGSAFLLFGMALLYADAGSLSFVGIGQALAATGLPSSLAQLGLGMMLIGLAFKLSLVPFHLWTPDVYEGAPAPVAAFLATASKVAVFAVMVRLFQISPVASSGVLSNVLTIIAIASILFGNLLALTQSNLKRLLGYSSIAHFGYLLIALVASKGLAVEAIGVYLVTYVITSLGAFGVITLMSSPYKGRDADALYEYRGLFWRRPYLTAVLTVMMLSLAGIPLTAGFIGKFYIIATGVESHQWWLVGSLVLGSAIGVFYYLRVMVTLFLIEPNLRRVDAQLHWEQRAGGVMLLAIAVLAFFLGLYPQPLLNLVQQSGLAG from the coding sequence ATGGAATTCACGACTCAACACTTTATCGCGCTAGCGCCGTTGTTGATCACCAGCGCCACGATCATCGTGGTGATGCTGGCGATTGCCTGGCGCCGCAACCACTCCCAGACCTTCCTGCTGTCGGTGGCGGGTCTGAACCTGGCATTGCTGTCGATCCTGCCTGCCTTAAAAGTCGCGCCCCTGGCTGTGACTCCGTTGCTGCAGATCGACTCGTTCGCCTGCCTGTACATGGCGCTGATCCTGGTCGCCACCCTCGCTTGTGTAACCCTCGCCCACGCCTACCTCGGCGATGGCGGCACGGGCTACCCGGGCAACCGTGAAGAGCTTTACCTGCTGATCCTGATGGCCGCCGCCGGTGGCCTGGTGTTGGTCAGCGCGCAGCACCTGGCCGGGTTGTTCATCGGTCTGGAACTGCTCTCGGTACCGGTCTACGGTCTGGTGGCCTATGCCTTCTTCAACAAGCGCTCGCTGGAAGCCGGTATCAAGTACATGGTGCTGTCGGCGGCAGGTTCCGCGTTCCTGTTGTTCGGTATGGCCCTGCTCTACGCTGACGCCGGTTCCCTGAGCTTCGTCGGCATCGGTCAGGCGCTGGCGGCTACCGGTCTGCCAAGCTCGCTGGCACAACTGGGCCTGGGCATGATGCTGATCGGTCTGGCGTTCAAGCTGTCGCTGGTACCCTTCCACCTATGGACTCCGGACGTTTACGAGGGTGCTCCGGCGCCGGTCGCAGCGTTCCTGGCTACCGCTTCCAAAGTGGCTGTGTTCGCGGTGATGGTGCGCCTGTTCCAGATCTCGCCAGTGGCGAGCAGCGGCGTGCTGAGCAACGTGCTGACCATCATCGCCATCGCGTCGATCCTGTTCGGTAACCTGCTGGCCCTGACCCAGAGCAACCTCAAGCGTCTGCTGGGTTACTCGTCCATCGCCCACTTCGGCTACCTGCTGATCGCCCTGGTGGCGAGCAAGGGTCTGGCCGTGGAAGCCATCGGCGTGTACCTGGTCACCTACGTGATCACCAGCCTCGGCGCTTTCGGTGTGATCACCCTGATGTCCTCGCCGTACAAAGGCCGTGACGCAGACGCCCTGTACGAATACCGCGGCCTGTTCTGGCGCCGTCCGTACCTGACCGCCGTACTGACCGTGATGATGCTGTCCCTGGCCGGTATCCCGCTGACCGCGGGCTTCATCGGCAAGTTCTACATCATCGCCACCGGTGTCGAGTCGCACCAGTGGTGGCTGGTCGGTTCCCTGGTACTGGGCAGCGCCATCGGCGTGTTCTACTACCTGCGTGTGATGGTCACCCTGTTCCTGATCGAGCCAAACCTGCGTCGCGTCGACGCCCAACTGCACTGGGAACAACGCGCAGGCGGCGTGATGCTGCTGGCGATTGCGGTACTGGCGTTCTTCCTCGGCCTGTACCCACAACCGCTGCTGAACCTGGTTCAACAGTCGGGCCTTGCGGGTTGA
- a CDS encoding ABC transporter substrate-binding protein gives MFDKNNKLRHSISLAAMLALSGLSASAWADAYEDAAKKWIGSEFKPSTLTADQQLEELKWFIKAAEPFRGMSIKVVSETIATHEYESKVLAKAFTEITGIKLTHDLLQEGDVVEKLQTQMQSDKNIYDGWVNDSDLIGTHFRYGKTESITDLMANEGKNFTSPTLDIKDFIGISFTTAPDGKIYQLPDQQFANLYWFRADWFERADLKAKFKEKYGYELGVPVNWSAYEDIAKFFSEDVKEIDGKRVYGHMDYGKKDPSLGWRFTDAWFSMAGAGDKGIPNGLPVDEWGIRVEDCHPVGSSVTRGGDTNGPAAVYATTKYVDWMKKYAPPEAAGMTFSESGPVPSQGNIAQQIFWYTAFTADMTKPGLPVMNADGTPKWRMAPSPKGPYWEEGMKLGYQDAGSWTFMKSTPEKQKLAAWLYAQFVTSKTVSLKKTIVGLTPIRESDINSQAMTDLAPKLGGLVEFYRSPARVQWTPTGTNVPDYPRLAQLWWSHIAEAASGEKTPQQALDGLAKDQDAIMTRLERSKAQATCAPKMNPERDAQYWFDQPGAPKPKLANEKPKGETVSYSELLKSWEAARK, from the coding sequence ATGTTCGACAAAAACAATAAGCTGCGACATAGCATTTCATTGGCAGCCATGCTGGCACTCAGCGGTTTGAGCGCGTCTGCCTGGGCCGATGCCTATGAAGACGCCGCGAAGAAATGGATCGGCAGTGAATTCAAGCCATCCACCCTGACGGCCGATCAACAACTCGAAGAGCTGAAGTGGTTCATCAAGGCGGCCGAGCCGTTTCGCGGGATGAGCATCAAAGTGGTCTCGGAAACCATTGCCACCCACGAGTACGAATCCAAGGTGCTGGCCAAGGCCTTCACCGAGATCACCGGGATCAAGCTGACCCACGACCTGCTGCAGGAAGGCGACGTGGTGGAAAAGCTGCAGACCCAGATGCAATCGGACAAAAACATCTATGACGGCTGGGTCAACGACTCGGACCTGATCGGTACGCACTTCCGCTACGGCAAGACCGAATCGATCACCGACCTGATGGCCAACGAGGGCAAGAACTTCACTTCGCCAACCCTCGACATCAAGGACTTCATCGGCATCTCCTTCACCACCGCGCCGGACGGCAAGATCTATCAGTTGCCCGACCAGCAGTTCGCCAACCTGTACTGGTTCCGCGCCGACTGGTTCGAACGCGCGGACCTCAAAGCCAAGTTCAAGGAAAAGTACGGCTACGAGCTCGGCGTACCGGTGAACTGGTCGGCCTATGAAGACATCGCCAAGTTCTTCAGCGAAGACGTCAAGGAGATCGATGGCAAGCGCGTCTACGGGCACATGGACTACGGCAAGAAAGACCCGTCGCTGGGTTGGCGTTTCACCGACGCCTGGTTCTCCATGGCCGGCGCTGGCGATAAAGGCATACCCAACGGCTTGCCGGTGGACGAGTGGGGTATCCGCGTCGAGGATTGTCATCCGGTCGGCTCCAGCGTGACCCGCGGAGGCGACACCAACGGCCCGGCAGCCGTGTATGCGACCACCAAGTACGTGGACTGGATGAAAAAATACGCGCCACCGGAAGCGGCGGGAATGACTTTCTCCGAATCAGGTCCCGTGCCATCCCAGGGCAACATCGCCCAGCAGATCTTCTGGTACACCGCGTTCACCGCCGACATGACCAAACCGGGCCTGCCGGTGATGAATGCCGACGGCACGCCGAAATGGCGCATGGCGCCTTCGCCGAAAGGTCCGTATTGGGAGGAGGGCATGAAACTCGGTTATCAGGACGCCGGTTCCTGGACGTTCATGAAGTCCACGCCTGAGAAACAGAAACTCGCGGCCTGGCTCTACGCGCAGTTCGTGACCTCGAAAACCGTGTCGCTGAAGAAAACCATCGTCGGCCTGACGCCGATCCGCGAATCGGACATCAACTCGCAAGCCATGACCGACCTGGCGCCGAAACTCGGTGGCCTGGTGGAGTTCTACCGTAGCCCGGCCCGCGTGCAATGGACCCCGACCGGGACCAACGTGCCTGATTATCCTCGCCTGGCACAACTGTGGTGGAGCCACATCGCCGAAGCCGCCAGCGGCGAGAAAACCCCGCAACAGGCACTCGACGGCCTGGCCAAGGATCAGGACGCAATCATGACCCGTCTGGAACGCTCGAAGGCACAAGCCACCTGCGCCCCGAAAATGAACCCCGAGCGTGACGCGCAATACTGGTTCGACCAGCCGGGCGCACCGAAGCCGAAACTGGCGAACGAGAAGCCTAAGGGCGAGACCGTGAGCTACAGCGAACTGCTGAAATCGTGGGAGGCGGCGCGTAAGTAA
- a CDS encoding DUF2160 domain-containing protein, with product MEWMSWTVPTAAFFSVIALILVVMTTWELRSPSILRRGFLPIATTRGDRLFIGLLGSAYLHLLVIGVTDWSIWVAFAMSLVWLLAVMRWG from the coding sequence ATGGAATGGATGAGTTGGACCGTCCCGACGGCTGCATTCTTCAGCGTGATTGCCCTGATCCTGGTGGTCATGACCACTTGGGAGTTGCGTTCGCCGAGCATCCTTCGGCGTGGTTTTCTGCCGATTGCCACCACCCGTGGTGATCGCTTGTTCATCGGTCTTCTCGGCAGCGCCTACCTGCACTTGCTGGTAATCGGCGTCACCGACTGGAGCATCTGGGTCGCCTTCGCGATGTCCCTGGTGTGGCTGTTGGCTGTGATGCGTTGGGGCTAG
- a CDS encoding carbohydrate ABC transporter permease, whose protein sequence is MSKRKLVPLLLYILFLLVPIYWLLNMSFKSNSEILGGLTLFPQDFTFHNYKVIFTDPSWYTGYLNSLYYVSLNTIISLTVALPAAYAFSRYRFLGDKHLFFWLLTNRMAPPAVFLLPFFQLYSSIGLFDTHIAVALAHCLFNVPLAVWILEGFMSGVPKEIDETAYIDGYSFPKFFVKIFIPLIGSGIGVTAFFCFMFSWVELLLARTLTSVNAKPIAAVMTRTVSASGIDWGVLAAAGVLTILPGMLVIWFVRNHVAKGFALGRV, encoded by the coding sequence ATGAGCAAGAGAAAGCTTGTTCCACTGCTGCTCTACATCCTGTTCCTGCTGGTGCCGATCTACTGGCTGCTGAACATGTCCTTCAAGAGCAACAGCGAAATCCTCGGCGGTCTGACGTTGTTCCCCCAGGATTTCACCTTCCACAACTACAAGGTGATCTTCACCGACCCGAGCTGGTACACCGGTTACCTCAACTCGTTGTACTACGTGAGCCTGAACACGATCATTTCCCTGACCGTGGCCTTGCCAGCGGCCTATGCGTTCTCGCGCTACCGCTTCCTCGGTGACAAGCACCTGTTCTTCTGGCTGCTGACCAACCGCATGGCGCCACCGGCGGTGTTCCTGCTGCCGTTCTTCCAGCTGTATTCCTCGATCGGCTTGTTCGATACCCACATCGCCGTGGCCCTGGCCCACTGCCTGTTCAACGTGCCGCTGGCGGTGTGGATTCTCGAAGGCTTCATGTCCGGCGTGCCCAAGGAAATCGACGAAACCGCCTACATCGATGGCTACAGCTTTCCCAAGTTCTTCGTGAAGATTTTCATCCCGCTGATCGGCTCCGGCATCGGCGTCACGGCGTTCTTCTGCTTCATGTTTTCCTGGGTCGAACTGCTGCTGGCGCGAACCCTCACCTCGGTGAACGCCAAGCCCATCGCGGCGGTGATGACCCGCACCGTCTCGGCGTCGGGCATCGACTGGGGTGTGTTGGCGGCGGCGGGGGTGTTGACCATCCTGCCGGGCATGCTGGTGATCTGGTTTGTTCGCAACCACGTGGCCAAGGGCTTTGCCCTGGGCCGGGTATGA
- a CDS encoding sugar ABC transporter permease produces MNKVQNNKAWWLVLPVFLLVAFSAVIPMMTVVNYSVQDIFDQSSRYFVGADWYRQVLLDPRLHDSLLRQFIYSACVLLIEIPLGIAIALTMPTKGRWSSVVLIILAIPLLIPWNVVGTIWQIFGRADIGLLGASLKAMGISYNYAANTMDAWVTVLVMDVWHWTSLVALLCFSGLRAIPDVYYQAARIDRASAWAVFRHIQLPKLKSVLLIAVMLRFMDSFMIYTEPFVLTGGGPGNSTTFLSQTLTQMAIGQFDLGPAAAFSLVYFLIILLVSWLFYTAMTHSDANR; encoded by the coding sequence ATGAACAAGGTGCAGAACAACAAGGCCTGGTGGCTGGTGCTGCCGGTGTTCCTGCTGGTGGCGTTCAGTGCGGTGATCCCGATGATGACCGTGGTCAACTATTCGGTGCAGGACATCTTCGACCAGTCCAGCCGCTACTTCGTCGGCGCCGACTGGTACAGGCAGGTGCTGCTCGATCCACGCCTGCACGACTCGTTGCTGCGCCAGTTCATCTACTCGGCCTGCGTGCTGCTGATCGAAATCCCCTTGGGCATCGCCATCGCCCTGACCATGCCGACCAAGGGCCGCTGGTCGTCGGTGGTGCTGATCATCCTGGCGATTCCGTTGCTGATCCCGTGGAACGTGGTCGGCACCATCTGGCAGATCTTCGGTCGGGCCGACATCGGTCTGCTGGGGGCGAGCCTCAAGGCCATGGGCATCAGCTACAACTATGCGGCGAACACCATGGACGCCTGGGTCACCGTGCTGGTGATGGACGTCTGGCACTGGACGTCGCTGGTGGCGCTGTTGTGCTTCTCCGGCCTGCGGGCGATTCCGGATGTGTATTACCAGGCGGCGCGGATCGACCGGGCTTCGGCCTGGGCGGTATTCCGGCACATTCAGTTGCCCAAGCTCAAGAGTGTGCTGCTGATCGCCGTGATGCTGCGCTTCATGGACAGTTTCATGATCTACACCGAGCCGTTCGTGCTCACGGGCGGCGGTCCGGGCAATTCCACGACCTTCTTGAGCCAGACCCTGACGCAAATGGCGATCGGGCAGTTCGACCTGGGGCCGGCAGCGGCATTCTCGCTGGTGTACTTCCTGATCATCCTGTTGGTGTCCTGGCTGTTCTACACCGCCATGACTCACTCCGACGCCAACCGCTGA
- a CDS encoding ABC transporter ATP-binding protein: MAEIRLQNLAHSYTKTPAGPEDYAIREMDHIWEQGGAYALLGPSGCGKSTLLNIISGLLSPSQGHVLFDGKAVNNLTPEKRNIAQVFQFPVVYDTMTVFDNLAFPLRNQGMAEARVHSKVQEIAEVLDLQNLLSKKARNLTADEKQKVSMGRGLVRDDVSAILFDEPLTVIDPHLKWKLRRKLKQIHEQFNITMVYVTHDQLEASTFADKIAVMYGGQIVQFGTPRELFERPSHTFVGYFIGSPGMNLIEVQPQPGGVGFASTHLPLSEAMQQRIAESEWKTLKVGIRPEFVHVWDEAFDDALRAQVVHVEDLGTYKIMSLDLDGAPLKVRLAEDKPVPQGTAYISFPAQWLMVYADEFLLEANANQEAQP; this comes from the coding sequence ATGGCCGAAATCCGTTTGCAGAACCTCGCCCACAGCTACACCAAGACCCCGGCGGGACCGGAGGACTATGCGATCCGCGAGATGGACCACATCTGGGAACAGGGCGGCGCCTACGCGTTGCTCGGTCCATCGGGCTGCGGCAAATCGACCTTGCTCAACATCATTTCCGGTCTGCTCAGCCCGTCCCAGGGCCATGTGCTGTTCGACGGCAAAGCGGTCAACAACCTGACCCCGGAAAAGCGCAACATCGCCCAGGTTTTCCAGTTCCCGGTGGTCTACGACACCATGACGGTGTTCGACAACCTGGCCTTCCCGCTGCGCAATCAGGGCATGGCCGAGGCCAGGGTGCATAGCAAGGTGCAGGAAATCGCCGAAGTCCTCGACCTGCAGAACCTGCTGAGCAAAAAGGCGCGCAACCTCACCGCCGACGAAAAACAGAAAGTTTCCATGGGCCGCGGGCTGGTGCGCGACGACGTGTCGGCGATCCTCTTCGACGAGCCGCTGACGGTGATCGACCCGCACCTGAAGTGGAAACTGCGGCGCAAGCTCAAGCAGATCCACGAGCAGTTCAACATCACCATGGTCTACGTCACCCACGATCAGCTGGAGGCCTCGACCTTCGCCGACAAGATTGCGGTGATGTACGGCGGGCAGATCGTGCAGTTCGGCACGCCAAGGGAATTGTTCGAGCGCCCGAGTCACACCTTTGTCGGCTACTTCATTGGCAGCCCCGGGATGAACCTGATCGAGGTGCAGCCACAACCGGGCGGTGTCGGTTTCGCCTCGACGCACCTGCCGCTGTCCGAGGCCATGCAGCAGCGTATTGCTGAATCGGAGTGGAAAACCCTGAAGGTCGGCATTCGTCCGGAGTTCGTCCATGTGTGGGACGAAGCCTTTGATGACGCGCTGCGGGCACAGGTCGTACACGTCGAAGACCTGGGCACCTACAAGATCATGAGCCTCGACCTCGATGGTGCGCCCCTGAAGGTGCGCCTGGCCGAAGACAAACCGGTGCCGCAAGGCACGGCGTACATCAGTTTTCCGGCGCAGTGGTTGATGGTCTACGCCGATGAATTCCTGCTCGAAGCCAATGCCAACCAAGAGGCGCAGCCATGA